Part of the Micromonospora rhizosphaerae genome is shown below.
TGAGGTCACGGACGAGGTCGGCCGCAGCGTCCGGATGATTCCGAGACAGAACCTACTTCGCTTGGCACTTGTCCCGCTGACCTACGCATTACGAGTCGGTAGCCACGCGCTGGTCCGGCGCCCGTTCCTCCTACTCGCTTTGGTGCCTCGGTCCGCGATTGTCCGCCGCTGCTCGCGGGTTTGGCTGCTCGCTCGGCTGCTCGGCGAGCCGGAGGCCTGCCGGTGGTGTGAGTCGGAAGACGCGAGCCAGTCAGCTCAGGAACGACCGGTCTATCCAGGCTCGTGGTTCTATTACCACCCGTCGCAGTCACCCTGATGTCGGGAGGAGACACCGTGACCGAGAAGGCTCTTCCCACGCTGGTCGTGATCCGCGGAAACTCGGGCAGCGGCAAGACGACCACAGCCCGCGGGTCCGCCGCCGCTACGGACGCGGCTGCGCCCTCCTCGAACTTTCCCACCGGCATCCTTGTGTACGTGACGTCCAGCTTTAGCCGCTTTCCGCGTTGTGCTTCTCAACCAGGCTCGGAAGTTCGTCCAGCGAATCGATGCGGAACAGGCACTGCTCAGACACGGCTGGCATGTCGAGGATGTAACCCCACGGACCGCGCCGGATCAGGCACGTCTTCATACCGGCCTCCTTGGCCGGGCGTACATCGTTGTCGGGCCGATCGCCGACGTACAGGATCGAAGACGCATCGCCACCGCCTTCACGAATGACGTGCTCGAAAAAGGCCGGTGACGGCTTCGCCACGCCCCAACCGTCCGACGTGCCGATCACATCCACGGACAGGTCGAGAGCACGAAGGATCGCCTCAGCATGAGCTGGCTGGTTGCCAGCCAAGCCCACAAACAGGCCCTGATCCTTCAAGGAGGTCAGGCACGATCGCGCGTCGGGGTAGAGATCCTCTTCGCCGAACGACTCCGGTTTGCCAGCGGCTGCTCGGCGTTCGAGCTCGGCCGCGAGATCGAAACCGGGCCGGAAGACCCGGAACGGTTCCTGCCAGTCCAGACCCCGGGCGATCGCCGCACCGAAGACCGCCGAAAACGTATGCCGTGGAACCCCGAACCAGTCCGCCCAGGTCTCGAACTCGCGGGACTCGTCGAGAATCGTCCCGCCGATATCAAAAAAGATCGCATCGATCACTTGCGTTCCCCGTCACGGTCGCACTGCCACTGGATCATAGACGGGGATCGCCGGGGCCCTGCTCGTGATCATCCCTGGAGCGCCCCCGTGACGTCTCGCTTACAAGTCCTGTGCGCTCCGTCAGGCAACGTCCGTCAACGTACGCGACCTCGGGCAGCGCGGGCGGCGCGGATGGAAGGAACTCACGACCCCTATCGCCGCCCGACGGATAAACGGAGCCGCTCGAACCCGGACCACCGCAGCACATCCGCATCTGACGGCCGTGTGGTACGAATTACCGAAAAGTTAGACAGAAACCGCAGAAACGGGCGAGGAGATGACGGGCGGAGCAGCCGGGCTCCTGCGACGACCCGAGGACCCACGAGCGACGTACCTGGAACTCTTCTTCGACCTGGTGTTCGTCTTCGGGCTCGCGCGGCTCTCGCAGGGGCTGCTGGAGCATCTGAACTGGAGCGACGCGCTCCAGACGCTGGTGTTGCTGCTCGCCGGGTGGGCGGTTTACACCTATACGGCGGGGCTCACGGACAGGTTGGACCCGCAGCAGCCGCTGATACAGCTGCTGGTGATCGGGACCATGTTCGGCACTCTGCTGATGACCGCCGCAGCGCCGCAGGCGTTCGGCGAGCATGGCCTGTTCTTCGCAGGCTTGTACGTTGCCATCCAGATCGGTCGCAGCGCCGGCGCCGTGCTCGTGCTGCGGGGCCACGAGGCGCGGGTGGCCTTCGTGCGGCCACTCTTCTGGTCCTGCGTGTCCGCGGTGCCGTGGATCGCCGGCGCTGTCACGCACGACACGGCGCGCGGCGTGCTGTGGGCGCTGGCGGTAGCCATTGAGCACACGGCAATCGCATTCGGCTTGCCCACACCGCGGCTGCGTCACGTGTTCGCGAGGGCGGAAGAGCTCGCGATCTCCGCCCCACATGTGGCCGAACGCCACCGGCAGCTCTTCATCATCGCGCTCGGCGAGCTCATTCTAGTCACCGGTTTCACCTTCAGCCGCGGCCGGTACGAGCCCGACCGGATCGCCGCGGTCGTCGTCGCGTTCGCCACCACGGCGCTGCTATGGCAGATCTACATCCAACGCGCCGGGTCCCTGCTCGCGGAGGCCATCGCCGCCGCCCGCGACCCGGTCCGCGTGGTCATCCCGTCGATATACGCCCACCTGGTCATGGTCGCCGGCATCGTCCCGATCTCCATCGGCGACGAACTTGTCATCGGCCACCCGCTCGGACACACACCACCGGCCTGGGTCACCGTCATCCTCGGCGGACCCGCGCTGTTCCTCGCCGGACGGGCCGCCTTCGAGTACACGGTGTTCGGCCGGGTCTCCCGCTCCCGGCCGATCGGGGTGCTCGTCCTCGCCGCCATATCGCCGGCGGCGTTCTTCCTGCCGCCGCTGGTGGTCGCCCTGGCAGCTGCCCTCGTTCTGGCCGGAATCGCCATATCCGACGCGGCCCGCGCCCGAGGACGCCCACCCGAGCCCCCCTCACCACCCGGCTAGCCCGGAAGTGTCACCCACGTTCCCGAGACTGTTCTGTCACCCAGGTCCTGAGACTCGACACGCCGGCAGCCGGCTGTCCGGCCTCGGGACCTGCGTGACACCACCTCCGCCCCTGGTCTCCTTGCCGGGGAGCGCCGCCCCACCGGTTGCAAGCCCCAGCGCGAGTACATCGAGGCACTCAGGGCGCTGCTCGTCGCGACCTACTGCTTGCGTATGTCTCTGCCTACGTCGTCGCCGCGAAGCTCTTGACGAAGATGGGGGCAGGGGACCTCGCGTTGCTGGCGTCCGACCGCGGCGCAACGGCAGCCATCGAGGCAGATTCTGTCGAGGCTCGTGGAATGGCGGCCTATCAAGTCGTCTGCGCCCTCCTGCGGGCTGACCGTCCCGAGGACGCCGAGGGTTTAGCAATCAGCATGGCGGAGCAGGTCCAGCGACACGCGCGAGCGGACGTGCCCGACCTCGTCTCAGTGGCTGGCGCGCTGTGGCTGATTGCGGCCGTGATTGCTGCTCGCCGTACCGACCGTGCGGAAGCCTGGCGGAGGCTCGCTGTGGCTGAGGACCTGGCGGCGGTGCTTGGGCACGACGCCAACTTCGCTTGGACTGCGCCCTGCCGGCGTGCTCGACTGAGAGCCTGCTGTGGCACGCCCACTCACTCTGATCGTGTGCGGAGCACCGCTCGCTTCGCGGGCCGCCGACATCGCGGCCGCGTTGGTAGCCGACACCTGGGACACAACCGTCGTGGGAACCCCCGCATCCGCGCCCTGGCTGGACGTTGACGCTGTCGTGTCCGTGACCAATCGGCCGGTCCGGTTCGACTACAGGGAACCGTCTACCCCAAAGACCGGACCGGATCCAGAGGCGATCGTGGTGTGTCCCGCAACGTTCAACACGATCAACAAGGCTGCTGCTGGGGCCTCCGACACATACGCACTCGGCGTCCTCTGTTCAGCGCTCGGCACCCGTCTTCCAACGCTCGTCGTGCCGATGATCAACAACAAGCTCTGGGGCCATCCCGCTTGAAGGACCCGGCGCCGAAGAACGACCCCGAACGGCAACCAGAAGTCGGAGAAGGGAACGGGCCGGCCCATGTGGTCAACCCAGGTCTTCGGACTCCAGCTCTCGACGCGCATGGTCCAGCTCGTCCATGCTGTCCTGCGAGCCGCGCTCCAGCACGCCGTGCGGGAGGAGTTACTCGCTCGTAACGTCGCCAAGCTGGTCCAGGTCGCCACCCCCGACGATCGGCCGGGCCGCGGCCTGTCCGCTACCGAGGCTCACCGAGTGCTCAAGGCTGCCGAGGGGGAGTCCCCGCACGCGCTCTACGTACTCGCCCTCTACCTCGGGCTGCGTCGGGCTGAACTACTTGGGTTGCGCTGGCAAGACCTCATCCTCGACGCAGACCCAGGTCGCTACCCCTCCCTGGAGATCAAGCAGACGCTACAGCGGGTCAGGGGTCAGCTTCAGTTCGTGCCCCCGAAGACCCGGACCTCCCGTCGCACCGTTCCGCTGCCGCCCGTCTGCGTCGCGGCGTTAAAAGATCACGCGAAGCGTCAGGCCGAGCAACGCGCCGACAGGGGCAGGGACTGGAAAGATCATAGGCTGGTGTTCCCGAGCAGGATCGGCACCGATGGAGCCCGGACAACCTTCGCCGGAGCTGGGAACGGATCAAGGACGCGGCGGGGGTTCAGCTCCGCTTCCATGACTTGCGCCACACATGCGTAACCCTGCTCCTGGAGCTTGGCGTCCCGCCGCAGATCGTCCGAGAGATCGCGGGCCACTCCGCGCTGGACGTCACCATGACGATCTACGCACACACATCGCTAGAGGAGAAATACCGCGCACTGGCCCGGCTCGACGAGCGCATCAGCAAGGAGTCGTTGTCGTCAGACTGCCGTCAGCGCGGTGACGAAACGGACATCCGATGACACGTGCGGATCCACAAAGCAAAACGCCGACCGGCGTTTCCGCTGGTCGGCGCTGCTGTAGCCCGGCGAAAGGCTATGTGGCCAGGGGCGGGGTCGAACCGCCGACCTTCCGATTTTCAGTCGGACGCTCGTACCAACTGAGCTACCTGGCCATGGTGCTCGGTCCATGCTACCCGGAGCGGCGGGGTCACCGCCGAGAGGGTCACACGCTCCGATACGCAGAACGCCGCGCATCATCCGCGCGGCGTCAGCGCTTGCGGTCCTGACGGGACTTGAACCCGCGACCTCCGCCTTGACAGGGCGGCGAGCACTCCAACTGCTCCACAGGACCTGGCTCTGTTGCATCCGACCGAAGCCGGACCGTGCCCCCAACGGGATTCGAACCCGTGCTACCGCCTTGAAAGGGCGGCGTCCTGGGCCGCTAGACGATGAGGGCGGCCCCGCCATCATTGCACACTCGCAACTTCAAGCGGACTTGCTCCCATCCGGCCCCGCCGGAGGCTTGGAAAGCATACGTGATGGCCGGCCGGTCGACCAAACCGGTATGGCGCTGGGCACATCAGTGCGCAAAACCGCAGGCCAGCGGCGGTCTTACCGGAGCCGGGAGATCCCGTATCGGCGTTTCAGGTCGGGGATCAGGCGCTGGCAGGCGGCCAGCGTCTGCCGCCGGTCGCCGCCGCCGTCGTGCAGCAGCACGATCGCCCCGGGCCGGACCGCCGACTCCACCCGCTCGATGATCGTCTCGGCGGTGGGGTGGGCCCAGTCCTGCGGGTCGACGCTCCAGTGCAGGGAGCGCATGCCGAGCTGGCGGGCCACCGCCACGACCTCGGGGGTCCAGCGGCCACCCGGCTGCCGGTAGTAGGGGATGCGGGCGTTCGGCACCGCCGCCTTGATCGCCCGGTCGGTGCGGACCAGGTCGGCCCGGATCTCCGCCAGCGGCCGTCGGCCGAGGTTCATGTCGTGCCGCCAGCTGTGGTTGCAGAGCTGGTGTCCCTCCCGGGCGATCCGGGCGACCAGCGCTGGGTAGCGCTGCGCCTGCTTGCCGATCAGGCAGAACGTCGCGGTGACCCGCGCCGCGCGCAACTGGTCGAGGACCTTCGGCGTCCACCGCGGGTCCGGACCGTCGTCGAAGGTCAGCGCCACCGCCCGGTCGCCG
Proteins encoded:
- a CDS encoding polysaccharide deacetylase family protein — protein: MRSRAVLAFGLGLVLLLTGCGDPARSPAQAAGPSPAPSAPPKPKPTASPRPTRTTPPKPRLRPMPTTLPAGLRRSTGDRAVALTFDDGPDPRWTPKVLDQLRAARVTATFCLIGKQAQRYPALVARIAREGHQLCNHSWRHDMNLGRRPLAEIRADLVRTDRAIKAAVPNARIPYYRQPGGRWTPEVVAVARQLGMRSLHWSVDPQDWAHPTAETIIERVESAVRPGAIVLLHDGGGDRRQTLAACQRLIPDLKRRYGISRLR
- a CDS encoding low temperature requirement protein A, translating into MTGGAAGLLRRPEDPRATYLELFFDLVFVFGLARLSQGLLEHLNWSDALQTLVLLLAGWAVYTYTAGLTDRLDPQQPLIQLLVIGTMFGTLLMTAAAPQAFGEHGLFFAGLYVAIQIGRSAGAVLVLRGHEARVAFVRPLFWSCVSAVPWIAGAVTHDTARGVLWALAVAIEHTAIAFGLPTPRLRHVFARAEELAISAPHVAERHRQLFIIALGELILVTGFTFSRGRYEPDRIAAVVVAFATTALLWQIYIQRAGSLLAEAIAAARDPVRVVIPSIYAHLVMVAGIVPISIGDELVIGHPLGHTPPAWVTVILGGPALFLAGRAAFEYTVFGRVSRSRPIGVLVLAAISPAAFFLPPLVVALAAALVLAGIAISDAARARGRPPEPPSPPG
- a CDS encoding HAD family hydrolase: MIDAIFFDIGGTILDESREFETWADWFGVPRHTFSAVFGAAIARGLDWQEPFRVFRPGFDLAAELERRAAAGKPESFGEEDLYPDARSCLTSLKDQGLFVGLAGNQPAHAEAILRALDLSVDVIGTSDGWGVAKPSPAFFEHVIREGGGDASSILYVGDRPDNDVRPAKEAGMKTCLIRRGPWGYILDMPAVSEQCLFRIDSLDELPSLVEKHNAESG
- a CDS encoding flavoprotein produces the protein MCGAPLASRAADIAAALVADTWDTTVVGTPASAPWLDVDAVVSVTNRPVRFDYREPSTPKTGPDPEAIVVCPATFNTINKAAAGASDTYALGVLCSALGTRLPTLVVPMINNKLWGHPA